One window of Curtobacterium sp. 458 genomic DNA carries:
- the dapE gene encoding succinyl-diaminopimelate desuccinylase, protein MPEQLDLTASSIDITRAICDIESVSGNEGALADAVEAALTPLPHLEVVRDGDAIVARTNLGRDRRVVIAGHIDTVPLNDNLPTEFRTTEDGTEILWGRGTVDMKAGVAVQLKLAYDLAEPTNDVTWVFYDHEEVSDSLNGLGRLARTRPELLAGDFAILGEPSGAQIEGGCNGNLRAEIRTFGKRSHSARSWIGDNAIHKTAPILATLAAYEPRTVTVDGLDYREGLNAVGISGGIAGNVIPDEAMVHVNYRFAPSRSADEAVAHIRELFDGYDVQIVDLAAGARPGLDAPLAQEFVAAVGGPAPRPKYGWTDVARFSALGVPAVNYGPGEPVFAHHDDEQVPLAQIISVEDGLRRWLTA, encoded by the coding sequence ATGCCGGAGCAGCTCGACCTCACCGCCTCGTCCATCGACATCACGCGCGCCATCTGCGACATCGAGTCGGTGTCGGGCAACGAGGGCGCGCTCGCCGACGCCGTCGAGGCGGCGCTCACGCCGCTGCCGCACCTCGAGGTCGTCCGGGACGGCGACGCGATCGTGGCGCGGACGAACCTCGGCCGTGACCGCCGCGTCGTCATCGCCGGGCACATCGACACCGTGCCGCTGAACGACAACCTGCCCACCGAGTTCCGCACGACGGAGGACGGCACCGAGATCCTCTGGGGCCGCGGCACGGTGGACATGAAGGCCGGCGTCGCCGTGCAGCTCAAGCTCGCGTACGACCTCGCCGAGCCGACCAACGACGTGACCTGGGTCTTCTACGACCACGAAGAGGTCAGCGACTCGCTGAACGGTCTCGGCCGACTCGCGCGGACCCGACCGGAGCTCCTGGCCGGTGACTTCGCGATCCTCGGCGAACCGTCCGGTGCGCAGATCGAGGGCGGGTGCAACGGCAACCTCCGTGCGGAGATCCGTACGTTCGGCAAGCGGTCGCACAGCGCCCGGAGCTGGATCGGCGACAACGCGATCCACAAGACAGCGCCGATCCTCGCGACACTCGCCGCGTACGAGCCGCGTACGGTGACGGTCGACGGACTCGACTACCGCGAGGGGCTGAACGCTGTGGGCATCTCCGGCGGGATCGCGGGCAACGTCATCCCGGACGAAGCCATGGTCCACGTGAACTACCGGTTCGCGCCCTCCCGCAGTGCGGACGAGGCCGTCGCGCACATCCGCGAACTCTTCGACGGGTACGACGTGCAGATCGTCGACCTCGCCGCCGGAGCTCGCCCTGGCCTCGACGCGCCGCTCGCGCAGGAGTTCGTCGCCGCGGTCGGCGGTCCGGCGCCCCGGCCGAAGTACGGCTGGACCGACGTCGCGCGCTTCTCGGCGCTCGGCGTGCCCGCGGTCAACTACGGCCCGGGCGAGCCCGTCTTCGCGCACCACGACGACGAGCAGGTGCCGCTCGCGCAGATCATCTCGGTCGAGGACGGCCTCCGTCGGTGGCTGACCGCCTGA
- a CDS encoding alpha/beta hydrolase fold domain-containing protein: protein MGATIEGPHGPVPVRRHGSGSAVTLVWLHGGGFFRGDLDLPESHAVATTLADRGIDAVTVDYRLAPLPGLPFVGRRGPRGRQRHPVAADDVRAVLTAFRTLDERPLLLGGASAGACLAAAVTRTLPAESRPDGLFLAYGFFHAVTPRDPAVTRSVRGHRRVTHHPALLDRANRNFVGRGAPTETAFPGGQDLTGFPPVLMVDAEHDSMRPSGDRFVTELRTAGVDVERHVLSGARHAFLNRPGTPDSDTALDLVTAWALTQPTR, encoded by the coding sequence GTGGGGGCGACGATCGAGGGCCCACACGGTCCGGTCCCGGTCCGGCGCCACGGGTCGGGATCTGCGGTCACCCTCGTGTGGCTGCACGGCGGCGGGTTCTTCCGCGGCGACCTCGACCTCCCCGAGTCACACGCGGTGGCGACGACCCTGGCGGACCGCGGGATCGACGCGGTCACGGTCGACTACCGTCTCGCACCGTTGCCCGGCCTGCCGTTCGTCGGGCGCCGTGGGCCCCGCGGCCGGCAGCGTCACCCGGTCGCCGCTGACGACGTCCGCGCCGTGCTGACGGCCTTCCGAACCCTGGACGAACGACCGCTGCTCCTCGGCGGAGCGAGCGCCGGAGCGTGCCTCGCCGCGGCCGTCACCCGGACGCTGCCTGCGGAGTCCCGACCCGACGGCCTGTTCCTGGCCTACGGCTTCTTCCACGCAGTGACCCCGCGCGACCCCGCCGTCACCCGCTCCGTCCGCGGCCATCGTCGCGTGACCCACCACCCCGCGCTGCTCGACCGGGCGAACCGCAACTTCGTGGGGCGCGGGGCCCCGACGGAGACCGCGTTCCCCGGAGGGCAGGACCTGACGGGGTTCCCGCCCGTCCTGATGGTGGACGCCGAACACGACTCAATGCGTCCGTCCGGGGATCGGTTCGTGACGGAACTGCGGACCGCCGGTGTCGACGTCGAACGACACGTGCTGTCGGGTGCCCGGCACGCATTCCTCAACCGTCCGGGCACGCCGGACTCGGACACCGCCCTCGACCTCGTGACCGCCTGGGCGCTGACGCAGCCCACCCGCTAG
- a CDS encoding DUF4279 domain-containing protein, whose protein sequence is MIKSIRVELSIHGQRGSSTHVTQLLGVTPDEQYEIGDVKGEGPRVFDVSIWNLFSNHHIDEISAEHGQDPWGRVQWILRLLPRNAADGFTRLRGEGYEITLSVSLITDHRENTFTVPVETLRQVAAAGLDLELTAVSTEHMNIISDDAW, encoded by the coding sequence GTGATCAAGAGCATCCGCGTGGAGTTGAGCATCCACGGACAGCGTGGCTCGTCGACGCACGTGACGCAGCTCCTGGGTGTCACTCCCGATGAGCAGTACGAGATCGGCGATGTCAAGGGTGAGGGTCCTCGAGTCTTCGACGTCTCCATCTGGAACCTGTTCAGCAACCACCACATCGACGAGATCAGCGCAGAGCACGGGCAAGACCCTTGGGGGCGAGTGCAGTGGATCCTCCGGCTGCTCCCTCGGAACGCGGCGGATGGCTTCACGCGTCTGCGAGGCGAGGGCTACGAGATCACCCTGTCCGTGTCGCTCATCACCGACCACAGGGAGAACACCTTCACCGTGCCGGTGGAGACCTTGCGACAGGTGGCTGCTGCGGGGCTCGATCTCGAACTGACGGCCGTCTCGACCGAACACATGAACATCATCTCCGACGACGCCTGGTGA
- the dapD gene encoding 2,3,4,5-tetrahydropyridine-2,6-dicarboxylate N-succinyltransferase → MTDTTASARPTTAWGHGLATIAADGTTLDTWYPQTHLGARPSDAAFPEELLAHVGDDPRRAVRIEAVTTEVTIDAAPTSTPDAYLRLHLLSHLHVRPNEVNLDGVFAHLPIVAWTNAGPVSPTDLTRLRPSLQRAGIAVHAIDKFPRLVDYVVPDRVRIGDANRVRLGAHLAPGTTVMHEGFVNFNAGTLGDAMIEGRVSQGVVVGDGTDIGGGASIMGTLSGGGTHRVSLGARALLGANAGLGISLGDDSVVEAGLYVTAGTKVVLVGAAPNPDGTPKTVKAAELSGTPNVLFRRNSVTGAVEALQRQGQGIQLNTALHA, encoded by the coding sequence GTGACCGACACGACCGCCTCCGCCCGCCCGACCACCGCCTGGGGCCACGGCCTCGCGACGATCGCCGCCGACGGCACGACGCTCGACACCTGGTACCCGCAGACGCACCTCGGCGCGCGGCCGTCCGACGCCGCCTTCCCCGAGGAACTGCTGGCACACGTCGGCGACGACCCGCGTCGCGCCGTCCGGATCGAGGCGGTCACCACCGAGGTCACGATCGACGCGGCCCCGACGAGCACCCCGGACGCCTACCTCCGGCTGCACCTGCTCAGTCACCTGCACGTCCGCCCGAACGAGGTCAACCTCGACGGTGTCTTCGCGCACCTGCCGATCGTCGCGTGGACGAACGCCGGCCCCGTCTCCCCAACCGACCTCACGCGCCTGCGTCCGTCCCTCCAGCGTGCGGGCATCGCGGTGCACGCGATCGACAAGTTCCCGCGCCTGGTCGACTACGTCGTGCCCGACCGTGTGCGCATCGGCGACGCGAACCGGGTCCGTCTCGGCGCGCACCTCGCCCCCGGCACCACGGTCATGCACGAGGGCTTCGTGAACTTCAACGCCGGCACCCTCGGCGACGCGATGATCGAGGGGCGCGTGTCCCAGGGCGTCGTCGTCGGCGACGGCACGGACATCGGTGGCGGAGCCTCCATCATGGGCACGCTCTCCGGCGGCGGGACGCACCGGGTGTCGCTCGGCGCACGGGCGCTCCTCGGCGCCAACGCGGGTCTCGGGATCTCCCTCGGCGACGACTCCGTGGTCGAGGCCGGCCTCTACGTGACCGCAGGCACCAAGGTCGTCCTCGTCGGTGCCGCCCCGAACCCGGACGGCACCCCGAAGACCGTCAAGGCCGCGGAGCTCTCGGGCACCCCGAACGTGCTGTTCCGCCGCAACTCGGTCACCGGTGCGGTCGAGGCCCTCCAGCGGCAGGGCCAGGGCATCCAGCTGAACACCGCCCTGCACGCCTAG